Sequence from the Polyodon spathula isolate WHYD16114869_AA unplaced genomic scaffold, ASM1765450v1 scaffolds_2485, whole genome shotgun sequence genome:
caaacactttgtcaaccaaTTTGAAAAACCgaaaaacaataacacaggtcAATGAACatcaaactgtggatgcaagtcgttAGTGTCttgctttgtgatttaaaattgccagtgatcagaatgggacatgcaggtttTGAGTGCAGTTAATTTGCAATaagtttttaaaagttcacttgcaACTGtagtttcaataaaatgcacaatacttttaaatgtacaatactaTTCATTGTTCTggaattgaaatttgatttcaatgTTATTATAACTTCAATAGacactgacagtatgcatttggttTAGGCTTCTGATAATGTGAATTACTGATAACACGACTTtctttgctggtcccttgaaattcgtattaatgatAATTGATTGTAGACACAAACGAAACAAATATAGCCATCAGTACAGTAGAACAGAAAACAGATCAACATCCACCATAGCAGCCATGTATAGTAAAATAATCTAAGAATGACACGCATATACACTGCACCCCCACTTACCCTATCTCTGAGGACATGCATCCACAGCTATGGATAATACTGTAATGCACACAAACTATATTTCTGACTAAAAAGTATATCTATCTATGGTACAGATACACTTTTTGccattatacatttttataaccGGTCTAAGCTGCCTAAAAACTCACATTATATTTACTATGTCAATGAAATCGTAAATAGTGCAGTAGATCTTTCTTGAACATACTGGATTAACATCATAAAGCAAGGCAGCAGCTGGAGACTTCAGAACCCTGTCCACAACATCACAAACCAGGTCTTCCAGGCGGTTCAGCAGGTCCTCAAATGAAATGAATGGACACTCTGCCTCGACGTGAGTGTACCTGGGGGAACAGGTAAAAATCACATTCCATCACAGAGTAGAAGCACAGGTTTTACCCAACAACCCAATATAACCTACCCAAGCAAAGCAGATTATTGTTTCCAGCCTGCTTCTACCCCATTTTAGGGATAGGTGGGACTGAGGAAACAGTGACTATTAGATAGGATTAAATCATAGGTCAGGGAATGTTGCACTAAGCACCCGAGACCCTTACCAATACCATTCACAAGTACAGAACCGTTGTGCGTAGTCTGATATTCCTTACTCTGACAGATGTCTGCGTGTTCTAGACTGTTCTGCACGGTAGGACTGGGAGATACAGAAGGTATCTCCCAGGGCTGGAATGCATGTTTCCAGGTAGAGCTGGGAAGACTGGGTTAGGTATGCCTCTTCCCCAAAGTAGTTCAGGTTAAACAAAGTGGATCCTCCCTCGACTTGAGTCTGCACCAAGGTAGGGGGTGTGATCTGCAAAAACAGAAGACCTTGAGATTATGGATTCAAATTTAGGATTCTAGTGCCCGTTCAAAACTTGACATTTAACATTTCACAGTTGCTAGTGTTAAAATCTATAcgtttgttgtattattttaaaatggaaggACAAGTAAATACTTTTCCTAAAAGGCTTAATATCCACACAGCATCCTGATTAAAAGCTGTAAACAACATTAAAAGTGTGTCAACCTTACCGTATAACTAGGACAAACCTCAAGATTAAAAGGCCAAAAGGCAAATTTCTTCTGTTAAACCGAGTTGCAAATCTtttgggaaaaaatatatataactgcCATTTCTCACAGGTAACATGtgttaataaatgtaaatgaatgaTTAATGTATCCATCAATAACAGTTTTACCTCATTGTAGCCCCGGCTAAAGAAGTGTTCTCTGAAGCAGTGGGTAACAGCGGAGCGCACTTTCAGGATCTTGGACACGGTTTCTCCACGGATCATCATGTGCCGGTTGTTCAGTTGCACGTCCACATCCGACTCTTCATTGAGCAAGTTATCGGCACCACCGGCTGGAGCCAAGCCAATCAGCTCCCAGAAATCACAGTGGAGCTCATGGCCTCCCGGAGCCTGCACAAAGCAAAGTAACATTAGCTAGGTCTCAAACACTGGTATATAACGCTGTATAAAACAATCATGTACAACCATTTGTACCAAAGTGTTTATAGCCACGCATAAGCTTTAGAAAGATAGATCTAGATTTTGAAACTATAGGCCCTATACACAGCTTTAGTTTATGCGTTTGTACCACTTCACATTTTCCAATGTACCTGAAGAACCGCTTattcaattgtcatgaaacttgctaTGAACTCCAGACGTCCATGTATCTGTATGTCCACTTGTGTTTACCTGGAGAATCACTTATTACATTTTGAATTCACAgctgtgatgtttgttttttatttgaaaatatacttACTTGCTTCCCTTCTGGTACAAGCTTCAGTGATCCATAAAGCGCAACAGTGCTTTCAGTAGACAGGACCATCGCATTATAGCATTGACACTAAGAAAAGagaaacacatacacatacatatttagTTCAGTTATAACACAGTTAACGGCTTAGGAAAAGAAAAGGACACACGAACGAATACTACTTTACAGCAGACAACACAATTGTGCAGCTCAAGATCTGCAATGAGAGCTCTGGAACAAGACATGGCACTCTAGGCTTCTACCTGTGACTGGACCAAGGTCTGAAGAATCATCAAGTGAGAAAGAGATGCTTGAGAGAGAAGAGGCAGGGGCCTCGCATCGATCAGTACTTGGCCGGTCAAGTCAGACAAGTGAAGTCCAGCGACAGGATGCACACCActgttcacaggatatcagcaacCCTGTTATAGTCAAGAGTAGTTCCAATAAGAGTACAGCTAGTGATAAAACCAATGATCCTGGTGAGCCTAGTCAGGTGAACCAGCCTAGGAGAGGTAGGCCTGGAAAGTTCAAGTCATGCGAACGAGTCCAAGTTCATCAGTTTCACAGTTCTCAAGTGAATCACTTGTTTCGTTGGCTATTGGCAGACATTTGCGAACAGTCCACTTGCTAGGGATTTACTTGGAGAAAGTTAGCTTGGAAGTGCCCGGTTAAGCTGGTCCAACATTTGGGATACCCCCGATGTGTATTTTACACATAAAACCACACGAAACACTACCCAGTCATACTTTCGAATACATAGAAAGCTTATTAGAACTAAGAGTCACCTGGAACAACTAGCggctgctagagattggagaaTGCAGACAGATGTTGTGGCAGTGCCTTATTTTTCCACCAGGTATTACTACGACTACTCTTTGACctgacattgtcctgtggtcGGTCTCAGGAAGCCGTGTTCTCCTGGGGGAGCTAACAGTGCCACGGGAGGATTCCGTGGAGAAGGtatatgagagaaagaaacttcaCTATGCCGAGTTAGCCGCCGAGGTGGAACAGTGGGGGTGAAGAGTCCGGCTTTATCCATAGAGGTGGGTTGTCTGGGATTCGTTGTACACTCCATGACCCAGCTTTTTAGAGACActggattcagtggacaggagctctttatttgaggttttttttttttctcctcaaattgagggtgagaAATTTGGGCTGTATCTTAAATTCGAAAGAATACAGCAGCTTTCAATACTCTTAACATCTGTCAAGGGACACGTTGCACAACCTCTGTAATGTTGAAAAATAGTTGGTGCTTATGTAACAAGGGAAACAAATATTGGAAAATAATTACCAACTGATCAGTAAGGACACACTGCAGGTAGCCTGTACCGTCTCGAAGAACTATGAACATCAGGTTCTTCCCTGCAAAAAAGTTACACAATTCATAATCAGAGATGCCAATCAGAAGAATGTGCTGATGTGTGTACAGCAAAAGATGATTTGACAAGTTACTACTGACAAATATTTTGGTtacagttttcatattttttacaaCATGTTTATAAAGGCATTGCGAGAGGGTGTGTGGGTGGTTCATGGGAGTCAGAAATCAGAACACCACACAGGCCTTCGGGTTGCAACCAGCAACCCCCCCCAGGGTCTGTACGTGCTGAAATATAAACCCATAATCAAAAGGAGAAAGCAAACCTAAACACAACTACAAAGTGCTGCTATAAGCAGGATCTTGCCACCTCCACTAATCTGCGAGGCACGAGATTAACTGATGGTCTCCTATTCCCTCACCACTTTAATGGGGTTGCCAAGATAACACAATTAATGTCCCAGGGACTGTACTTTCCCAGTATGGGTATCTAAACAAAACCAAATCGAGCGTCTGTCTTCTTCCGCCGTCTCCGCTGCCTCCTCTTGTTCTTTTCTGCCACCTGCTGCTATATCAGGCACACGCAGCCTTTTCTTTTACTCAGTCCGTACACTTTCGTTCTCTTTGTTTATTCCAGTTCTCCAGCCAAAGTTTCCGCTGCGTTGTAGCTTGCAAGGGCTAACCCAAGGAATAGGAGAGCATCATTTTTATGGGATCGACAGTCTCCCCAAGACCTGCCCCCCCAAACAATCAAAGAGGTCCACGTGACACACCCACGCTCTACCTCTGTGTCATCACCATGATTGACAGGCTGGTCAAACAGGGCTTCCAACCCTCCCCTGCAGGATCAGGCATGCtcctgatagccagcacagatctcccctgtcacAGGCATACATAGAAAAATATACTTTTGTACCTTGTTTGCGCAACCTGTGCACCCAGCCAAACACTTTCACACGCTGATCCCTGAATTCCTCCAAACATCGAATCTTAAGCtgaaatcagaaaacaaacatgttattagCTGGCTTATGTTGTACTTTCAAAGCAGACTGGAATAAACCACATGCGATTTCTAAACTGCGTGTAATTGATCAATCAGTGAAGTTTACTGTGCAGACTTGGAGTTTCAGATGCAGATACAGCCATGATGTACCAGAGGAGCAATGTGCTAGTTATCTTAACTGAGCGCCTTTTAAAACCATGCAATCTAAATCCATACAGTTTGGTGGTTTTCTAGAGAACATCGTATTACAGAGGGAGTTCAGATTTTAATAATTTCCTTCACGCCACCCCCCCCCATTCTCAATGAGGCCTCCACGTAGAACCCAGTTGATAAGGACTTATTAGATTTcactgcattacatttaaaatgttgctcAAACCAGTACCATATGAACCCAGACTCACTGTTTTAGGCTCTGGAAGACTAGGATCATTCTTGATCACAATCTTTTTAGCTTCTTCCAAGTTCTTTTCTCTGCGAATTGCATCTTCCGcctgtatataaaatgtaaaaaaaaaatcacattctgTACATTCAcaggaaaaataattaataacaacaaaaatcaaatacagtTTTAAGCACTATAACTGACCTCTTTTTTATCTTTGgcttcatttttcatttgttccCGATGCCAGAGCTTTACAACATTCTTCATCTGGGTTTTAGATATAAGAGCCCAAcgctaaaaaatgaaaatacatatgcattttaatattaacCAAATTACAATTGAGAGTCTACAtgtgtcaataaataaataaataaatcaataatctCCCACCCCCAAAATATACTACATATATTTACCTCATCATCCTTTTGAGAGTCGACATAAATGTTGGGAAATGGTTCCTTTCCAAAAAATAACACTGCctgaaaagagagaaaaactACGATTACTTAATGATGTGACAACCAAGAATTTAAATTAATGTACATCTTATTGGCACTGGCGACATCACCACGTACCCCTTTTTTCTTGAGTTGAAGAAATTCTTtgcagtttacacacacacacacacacacacatatatatatatatatatatatatatatatatatatatatatatatatatatatatatatattacacacacagtaccagtcaaaagtttgagtacacttgctggaaactaggttttttcataattgacaatgttttacatcgtaaaCGTTTCTGTAGATACTTGAAAAAGAAATCATGTTACAATataccaaaaaaacccaaaaaacataagtatcaaagcaatgttcaagaaaatttaaaattgtctctaaatcttggattcctcaaaattgccaccctttgccttaataacagcttcacaaacatgaggcattcggttaacaagtttcagcaggaaatcacccgacatgtcttcccagctcttctgcagcaattcccagagatgtagggcacttgtgggtagctttgctttgactcttctgtccagtttgtcctgTATAAGTTCTATGGgtttgaggtctggagactgcgcaggccaggtcattagactgagttgtccttcactttccttcttcgccagatagttcttgcacaactttgaggtgtgtttcaggtcattatcttgctgaagaatgaaggactgctcaactagccgtaatcctgatggaatggcatgcctctgaagtatgctatgatagccatgctggttgagcttgccatggacttggtaaagatcaccaactctgtcaccagcaaagcaaccccagaccacgacactgcctcctccatgctttacagtgggaaccacacatgcagaattcatgcgctcaccctctctgcgtcttacaaatactctgcggttgtATCCAAATATtacaaattttgactcatcggtccacagaccgacttccactcctcaaacgtccagtttctgtgttttttggcccaggcaagtctcttcctcttattttgcactcttaacaatggtttctttgcagcaattctgcCAGTTAGGctagcttcacgcaatctcctctgaacagttgatgttgaaacatctgtatttcTAGTAGCATTTGCTaactatatttatagtaatcatggaccctcacctgttaacaataattggtggcaaaaggttaattaggtaacgtactagttaactcagagaacatctaaaaaAGACACTTATACTTAGGCCAACACCATGttaacacatttcagacttttaactgacttgggcttcagactgaaatccccttgctttgggtgaccatttcattgaaattgacaagatttacattttcattaaaaaattaaatttttgaatgcaattcacttatgattatcagcttatataagtacgcgcatcatataatgaaatattaagtgtttatagacaagtttatacagttaaaagcatagataaatcatgaaaaacctggtttcaagcaggtgtactcaaacttttgactggtactgtgtgtttagtatatatatatatatatatatatatatatatatatatatatatatatatatatatatatatagagagagagagagagagagagagagagagagagagagagagagagagagagagagagagagtttgaaaatgaaatgggGGCAGTGATAACATTGCCAATGccaggaaaatgtatttaaagtctaGAACCaactgaaacaatatacattaATCCATCATTATTATacaacatatacatttaaaaaaaaaaaaaaaaaaactttaaatacagaggTGTTGCGAATTATTGAAGGGTTCTTATACAGCGTGCTACAGTGACACACAGAGCAGCATTTTAGTATA
This genomic interval carries:
- the LOC121310782 gene encoding asparagine--tRNA ligase, cytoplasmic-like, which produces MAAEMTQIAEQLSIGELYVSDKEGDDSTGDGTKEKPFKTALKAVLFFGKEPFPNIYVDSQKDDERWALISKTQMKNVVKLWHREQMKNEAKDKKEAEDAIRREKNLEEAKKIVIKNDPSLPEPKTLKIRCLEEFRDQRVKVFGWVHRLRKQGKNLMFIVLRDGTGYLQCVLTDQLCQCYNAMVLSTESTVALYGSLKLVPEGKQAPGGHELHCDFWELIGLAPAGGADNLLNEESDVDVQLNNRHMMIRGETVSKILKVRSAVTHCFREHFFSRGYNEITPPTLVQTQVEGGSTLFNLNYFGEEAYLTQSSQLYLETCIPALGDTFCISQSYRAEQSRTRRHLSEYTHVEAECPFISFEDLLNRLEDLVCDVVDRVLKSPAAALLYDVNPVCSRKIYCTIYDFIDIVNIM